The Bacillus marinisedimentorum genome contains a region encoding:
- the gpsB gene encoding cell division regulator GpsB → MFSDKIRLTAKEILEKDFKSGFRGYDQDEVDQFLDLVIKDYETFHQEIERLQQENLRLKKQAEESPKPQPAANTTNYDILRRLSNLEKHVFGSKLYE, encoded by the coding sequence ATGTTTTCAGATAAAATTCGTTTAACCGCTAAGGAAATATTGGAAAAAGACTTCAAATCGGGCTTCAGGGGATATGACCAGGATGAAGTGGACCAATTTCTTGATCTTGTCATCAAAGATTATGAAACATTCCATCAGGAAATCGAGCGTCTGCAGCAGGAGAACCTTCGCTTGAAAAAACAGGCAGAAGAATCGCCGAAACCCCAGCCAGCTGCCAATACAACCAACTATGACATTTTGAGGCGCTTATCGAATCTGGAAAAGCACGTATTCGGCAGCAAATTGTACGAATAA